One part of the Alligator mississippiensis isolate rAllMis1 chromosome 3, rAllMis1, whole genome shotgun sequence genome encodes these proteins:
- the SRP19 gene encoding signal recognition particle 19 kDa protein isoform X2 — translation MMTVALRAWGRGFICIYPAYLNNKKTIAEGRRIPIDKAVENPTPTEIQDVCAAVGLNVLVEKNKMYPREWNRDAQFRGRVRVQLKQEDGNPCLPQFPSRKSVMLYAAETIPKLKTRTQKMGGSDQSLQQGEGGKKGKGKKKK, via the exons ATGATGACGGTGGCGCTCCGGGCGTGGGGTCGAGG ATTCATCTGCATTTACCCAGCGTATTTAAACAACAAGAAGACAATAGCTGAAGGAAGAAGGATACCCATAGACAAA GCCGTTGAAAATCCCACACCTACAGAAATCCAAGatgtgtgtgcagcagtgggactCAATGTACTTGTAGAG AAAAATAAGATGTACCCCAGAGAATGGAACCGTGATGCCCAGTTTAGAGGCCGAGTAAGAGTTCAGCTCAAACAGGAGGATGGCAACCCATGTTTACCTCAGTTTCCATCAC GTAAGTCAGTAATGCTGTATGCAGCAGAAACGATTCCCAAACTGAAAACAAGGACACAAAAAATGGGAGGGAGTGACCAAAGTCtccagcaaggagagggaggcAAGAAAGgcaaagggaagaagaagaaatga
- the SRP19 gene encoding signal recognition particle 19 kDa protein isoform X1 — MACAEASAADKERFICIYPAYLNNKKTIAEGRRIPIDKAVENPTPTEIQDVCAAVGLNVLVEKNKMYPREWNRDAQFRGRVRVQLKQEDGNPCLPQFPSRKSVMLYAAETIPKLKTRTQKMGGSDQSLQQGEGGKKGKGKKKK; from the exons ATGGCCTGCGCCGAAGCCTCGGCGGCCGACAAGGAGCG ATTCATCTGCATTTACCCAGCGTATTTAAACAACAAGAAGACAATAGCTGAAGGAAGAAGGATACCCATAGACAAA GCCGTTGAAAATCCCACACCTACAGAAATCCAAGatgtgtgtgcagcagtgggactCAATGTACTTGTAGAG AAAAATAAGATGTACCCCAGAGAATGGAACCGTGATGCCCAGTTTAGAGGCCGAGTAAGAGTTCAGCTCAAACAGGAGGATGGCAACCCATGTTTACCTCAGTTTCCATCAC GTAAGTCAGTAATGCTGTATGCAGCAGAAACGATTCCCAAACTGAAAACAAGGACACAAAAAATGGGAGGGAGTGACCAAAGTCtccagcaaggagagggaggcAAGAAAGgcaaagggaagaagaagaaatga